A portion of the Acidisarcina polymorpha genome contains these proteins:
- the mraY gene encoding phospho-N-acetylmuramoyl-pentapeptide-transferase — translation MLYWLLYQKLFPYFRPFRIFRYLTFRTAFASLTALLITLIIGPYVIEKLREFQIGQYVRDDGPKAHQKKAGTPTMGGLLICIAILLPTLLWSDLSNPFVWLVMGSTIAYGAIGFIDDYTKVVQRRSLGLTARAKMLLQILAGIAVAVALIAMQEQGSYSTHLMVPFVKRFRPDLVWHFLGGIPHLSALAFLPFVVFVVTVLVASSNAVNLTDGLDGLAIGCTIIAASALTVLTYVSGHVVFSDYLELQRMPMVGELTVFCGAMVGASIGFLWYNAHPAEIFMGDVGSLALGGAIATVAVVIKQELLLPFIGGIFVLEALSVILQVGSYKLRNGKRIFKMAPLHHHFELLGWSESKVIARFWIGALVFALFALTTLKLR, via the coding sequence TTGCTCTACTGGCTGCTCTACCAGAAGCTTTTTCCGTATTTTCGCCCCTTCCGCATCTTTCGCTACCTGACGTTCCGAACCGCCTTCGCCAGTTTGACCGCACTCCTGATCACATTGATTATCGGTCCCTACGTGATCGAAAAACTGCGCGAGTTTCAGATCGGCCAGTACGTCCGCGACGATGGCCCGAAGGCCCACCAGAAGAAGGCCGGCACCCCCACGATGGGTGGACTGCTTATCTGCATCGCCATCTTGCTGCCGACGCTGCTCTGGTCCGATCTTTCGAATCCATTCGTTTGGCTGGTGATGGGGTCTACCATTGCCTACGGAGCTATCGGATTCATCGATGATTACACCAAAGTGGTGCAGCGGCGAAGCCTTGGCCTCACTGCTCGAGCCAAGATGCTTCTGCAGATCCTGGCAGGGATCGCGGTAGCGGTTGCGCTGATTGCGATGCAGGAGCAGGGGTCGTATTCAACCCATCTTATGGTGCCTTTCGTGAAGAGGTTCCGGCCCGACCTCGTGTGGCACTTTCTCGGCGGAATTCCTCATCTCAGCGCCTTGGCCTTCCTGCCGTTTGTCGTCTTTGTCGTGACCGTGCTCGTGGCCTCAAGCAACGCTGTCAATCTGACTGATGGACTCGATGGCCTCGCGATCGGGTGCACGATCATCGCGGCGAGTGCGCTTACTGTCCTCACCTATGTCAGCGGCCACGTGGTCTTTTCCGACTATCTCGAATTGCAAAGAATGCCGATGGTCGGCGAGCTCACAGTCTTCTGCGGCGCCATGGTGGGAGCGAGCATTGGTTTCCTTTGGTATAACGCCCATCCGGCTGAAATCTTTATGGGGGACGTAGGTTCGCTGGCGCTCGGAGGCGCCATCGCTACGGTCGCGGTGGTAATCAAGCAGGAGCTGCTATTGCCTTTCATCGGCGGCATCTTCGTGCTCGAAGCGCTCTCAGTCATTCTGCAGGTGGGCAGTTACAAGCTTCGCAATGGCAAGCGCATCTTCAAGATGGCCCCGCTGCATCATCATTTCGAATTGTTGGGCTGGTCGGAGTCGAAGGTCATAGCACGATTTTGGATTGGGGCGCTGGTGTTTGCACTCTTTGCACTTACGACTCTGAAACTGCGCTGA
- the murD gene encoding UDP-N-acetylmuramoyl-L-alanine--D-glutamate ligase: MELKGKKILVVGLGKSGLAAALFLRRRGAQVTVSDVRSAEALAKEIPALLEEGIAVEAGGHGLLTFRRQDLIVVSPGVPLDTPEIVQVKSFGLPVIGEVELAARYLKGKVLAITGSNGKTTTTSLCGEILARGGLPVGVGGNIGLPVIALVDDSRDDGWSVLEISSFQLETTEQFRPDIAVILNVTPDHLNRHHTFENYLAAKEKIFARQRPTDALVLNWDDPVTRDSAKRAASGVFWFSRKSVVERGAYVSNGEIVFKPDAGGAAEGIIGIAKISLKGEHNVENVLAAVCASRLAGVSPEAIRSAIESFHAVEHRLEFVLTLNGVDFYNDSKATNVDATAKAISSFAGGVHLIMGGKDKDSDYTQLTALLQERVKAVYTIGSAAKKIEGQLRGAVPIRSAEVLSEAVNLASEAAKPGEVVLLAPACSSFDQFADYEERGRVFKEIVMARRGLPEWQSA; encoded by the coding sequence ATGGAATTGAAGGGTAAGAAAATCCTGGTCGTAGGTTTGGGCAAGTCGGGCCTGGCTGCGGCTTTGTTTCTCCGGCGCCGCGGCGCACAGGTGACCGTCTCCGATGTGCGCAGCGCGGAGGCCTTAGCAAAGGAGATCCCGGCTCTGCTTGAAGAGGGCATCGCGGTTGAGGCCGGCGGCCATGGACTGCTGACCTTTCGGCGTCAGGACTTGATCGTTGTCAGCCCCGGTGTTCCACTCGATACTCCAGAGATTGTTCAAGTAAAGAGCTTCGGCCTGCCGGTGATTGGCGAAGTGGAACTCGCGGCCCGCTATCTCAAGGGTAAAGTGCTGGCCATTACCGGGTCGAACGGGAAAACGACAACAACGAGCCTTTGCGGTGAAATTCTGGCAAGAGGTGGCTTGCCGGTTGGCGTCGGGGGCAATATCGGCTTGCCGGTCATCGCCCTGGTGGACGATAGCCGCGACGATGGCTGGTCGGTGCTGGAGATTTCAAGTTTTCAATTGGAGACCACCGAGCAGTTTCGGCCGGATATCGCCGTCATTCTCAACGTGACTCCCGATCACTTAAACCGGCACCATACGTTTGAGAACTACCTGGCTGCCAAGGAGAAGATCTTTGCCCGTCAGCGGCCTACTGATGCCCTTGTGTTGAATTGGGATGACCCGGTAACGCGGGACTCGGCGAAGCGGGCTGCCTCGGGCGTCTTCTGGTTTAGCCGGAAGAGCGTTGTGGAGCGAGGCGCCTATGTCTCAAATGGGGAGATTGTCTTCAAGCCTGACGCCGGCGGCGCTGCCGAGGGCATTATCGGAATTGCAAAAATCTCGCTCAAAGGCGAGCATAATGTCGAGAATGTACTCGCGGCGGTGTGTGCCTCCCGTCTCGCTGGGGTCTCGCCGGAAGCGATTCGCTCGGCAATCGAGAGCTTCCACGCGGTTGAGCACCGGCTGGAGTTCGTCCTTACCTTAAATGGGGTCGATTTCTACAACGATTCGAAGGCGACGAATGTGGACGCCACTGCGAAGGCAATCTCCTCGTTTGCTGGCGGGGTTCATCTAATTATGGGTGGCAAAGACAAAGACTCCGACTATACGCAGCTGACCGCGCTCTTGCAGGAGCGCGTCAAGGCCGTTTATACGATTGGATCGGCGGCGAAGAAGATCGAGGGCCAACTTCGAGGCGCCGTGCCTATCAGGAGCGCTGAGGTGTTGTCTGAGGCCGTAAATTTAGCCAGCGAAGCGGCGAAGCCAGGCGAAGTTGTCTTGCTGGCACCCGCCTGCTCAAGCTTTGATCAGTTCGCCGATTATGAAGAGCGCGGCCGGGTCTTCAAGGAGATCGTCATGGCGCGACGAGGATTGCCGGAATGGCAAAGCGCGTAG
- a CDS encoding DinB family protein: protein MRRIWMAYVVTGVTLSVMAGAQQPANSASPSAADSLSKEVQTNYERIKANVIKAADKMPAEDYSFKPTADIRTFARVVNHVTEAQDRICGAINQTKQSASTVPAETADKAAIVDALKSSFAECDKAYASLTDANMREVIDAGPFKRSRLGLLWGNVAHDNEQYATLAIYMRLKGQVPPSSEK, encoded by the coding sequence ATGCGGCGGATTTGGATGGCGTATGTGGTGACGGGTGTGACTCTCTCCGTAATGGCAGGCGCACAGCAGCCGGCAAATTCTGCAAGCCCAAGCGCTGCGGACTCGCTCTCGAAGGAAGTGCAGACCAACTATGAGCGCATAAAGGCCAATGTCATCAAGGCAGCCGACAAGATGCCGGCCGAGGACTACAGCTTCAAGCCTACTGCCGACATCCGCACCTTCGCGCGCGTGGTTAACCACGTTACGGAGGCACAGGATCGGATCTGCGGAGCCATTAACCAGACGAAGCAAAGCGCTTCTACAGTTCCGGCGGAAACGGCCGACAAGGCAGCTATCGTCGACGCTCTCAAGTCCTCCTTTGCCGAGTGTGACAAGGCGTACGCATCGCTCACCGATGCCAACATGAGGGAAGTCATTGACGCTGGTCCCTTTAAGCGCTCCCGCCTGGGACTTCTATGGGGTAACGTGGCACACGACAATGAACAATATGCAACCTTGGCCATCTATATGCGACTTAAGGGGCAAGTACCGCCAAGCAGTGAGAAATAG
- a CDS encoding CTP synthase yields the protein MSAKYIFVTGGVVSSLGKGLAAASIGCLLEARGLRVNLMKFDPYLNVDPGTMSPFQHGEVFVTDDGAETDLDLGHYERFTHAHLTRDNNLTTGRIYESIITKERRGDYLGKTVQVIPHVTNEIKNAMRKVSSGVDVAIIEIGGTVGDIESLPFLEAIRQMRQELGRENTVFVHVTLVPWIAAAQELKTKPTQHSVKELLSIGIQADILLCRTDRFLSREVKSKIAAFCNVEERAVVTAKDVASIYECPLVFHQEGVDSLALKYLHLEAREADLSKWKDLVERAYNPTDEVSIAIVGKYVEYEDSYKSLKEALTHGALAQKLKLRVTWIEAEGLESKHPGDESYKSQLEGFDGILVPGGFGKRGIEGMLNAIRYARENQVPYFGICLGMQTACIEYARNVCGLAGANSSEFDPAAQHRIIYKLRELTGVEEMGGTMRLGAWTCILQEGSLAAKAYQATEISERHRHRYEFNREYEALLTGAGLRITGTTPDVTYVEIVEIPGHPFFLGCQFHPEFKSKPLEPHPLFRAFIEASYGARAKRGLELNTERILARAE from the coding sequence ATGTCTGCAAAGTACATCTTTGTGACCGGCGGAGTTGTGTCTTCGCTTGGCAAAGGCCTGGCCGCGGCGTCCATCGGATGCCTTCTCGAAGCTCGCGGACTCCGCGTCAACCTGATGAAGTTTGATCCTTACCTGAACGTCGATCCAGGGACGATGTCGCCCTTCCAGCACGGCGAGGTCTTCGTCACGGACGACGGCGCGGAGACCGACCTCGACCTCGGCCATTATGAGCGTTTTACGCACGCCCATCTCACCCGCGACAACAACCTCACCACCGGCCGCATCTACGAGTCAATCATCACCAAGGAACGTCGGGGCGACTATCTCGGCAAGACCGTCCAGGTCATCCCTCACGTCACCAACGAGATCAAGAATGCGATGCGCAAGGTCTCCTCTGGGGTCGACGTGGCGATCATCGAGATCGGCGGGACGGTCGGCGATATCGAGTCGCTTCCCTTCCTTGAAGCGATTCGTCAGATGCGCCAGGAACTCGGCCGCGAAAACACGGTTTTCGTCCACGTGACGCTGGTTCCATGGATCGCCGCTGCCCAGGAATTGAAGACCAAGCCCACCCAGCACTCGGTCAAGGAGCTGCTCTCGATCGGCATCCAGGCCGATATCCTGCTTTGCCGCACCGACCGCTTCCTCTCCCGCGAAGTTAAATCCAAGATCGCCGCCTTCTGCAACGTCGAAGAACGGGCAGTCGTCACCGCCAAGGACGTTGCTTCTATCTATGAATGTCCACTCGTCTTCCACCAGGAGGGCGTCGACTCCCTGGCCCTCAAGTATCTCCACCTCGAAGCCAGGGAAGCTGACCTCAGTAAGTGGAAAGATTTGGTCGAGCGCGCCTATAATCCCACCGACGAAGTCTCAATTGCCATCGTGGGGAAGTATGTCGAGTATGAAGATAGCTATAAGTCGCTCAAAGAAGCGTTGACTCATGGAGCTTTGGCCCAGAAGCTTAAACTGCGGGTCACCTGGATTGAGGCGGAAGGCCTGGAATCCAAGCACCCAGGCGATGAGAGTTATAAGTCCCAGCTAGAAGGCTTCGACGGCATCCTGGTTCCGGGAGGCTTCGGCAAACGCGGCATCGAGGGCATGTTGAACGCCATTCGCTACGCCCGTGAAAATCAGGTCCCCTACTTCGGAATCTGCCTCGGCATGCAGACTGCCTGCATCGAATATGCTCGCAACGTCTGCGGACTGGCTGGCGCCAACTCCAGCGAATTCGACCCCGCCGCGCAACACCGCATCATCTACAAACTCCGCGAACTCACCGGCGTCGAAGAGATGGGCGGGACAATGAGACTGGGCGCCTGGACCTGCATCCTTCAAGAAGGATCACTCGCCGCCAAAGCCTACCAAGCCACCGAGATCAGCGAGCGCCATCGTCACCGCTACGAATTCAATCGCGAATACGAAGCCTTACTCACCGGGGCCGGGTTGCGTATCACCGGAACGACCCCGGATGTGACTTACGTGGAGATCGTAGAGATCCCGGGACATCCGTTCTTCCTAGGATGCCAATTCCACCCAGAGTTTAAGTCAAAGCCGCTCGAGCCGCATCCGCTCTTCCGGGCTTTTATCGAGGCTAGCTACGGGGCCAGAGCAAAGCGCGGCCTCGAGCTGAATACTGAGCGCATACTAGCGAGAGCCGAGTAG
- a CDS encoding ferritin-like domain-containing protein, whose product MTNEEEVQAINQKVADRRAFLKSAGFTGLGLASAGILAGQMGAFDKSPISKALGMKPTSVMAAENADIDGAILNFALNLEYLEAEFYTVAVTGKRIADIGISGTGTGSYGPTTGGNKVNFTIPGDPALTSQITNIATELYENEVAHVKLLRSALSTSGIAKPAINLGALGIGFANVAQFITLARAFEDTGLSAYNGAVPLITSKAYLATAAQIALTESNHSGLLRYLCALTDVKVPALDSLDVVPPPAGFRYFNVSLPNALATTRTTDQVLAIIYGNSAKGTSKGAFFPDGLNGAITTIMG is encoded by the coding sequence GTGACCAACGAAGAGGAAGTACAAGCAATCAACCAGAAAGTTGCCGACCGCCGCGCCTTTCTAAAATCAGCAGGATTCACCGGACTCGGCCTGGCGAGCGCCGGCATCTTGGCGGGACAAATGGGCGCTTTCGACAAGAGCCCGATTTCCAAGGCACTGGGCATGAAGCCCACATCGGTAATGGCCGCTGAGAACGCTGACATCGATGGCGCTATCCTGAACTTCGCTCTGAACCTCGAATATCTGGAAGCTGAGTTCTATACTGTCGCCGTCACTGGTAAGCGTATCGCCGACATCGGCATCTCCGGAACCGGAACAGGAAGCTACGGCCCGACTACCGGCGGCAACAAAGTCAACTTCACTATCCCTGGGGACCCTGCCCTGACCAGCCAGATCACGAATATCGCGACTGAGCTGTATGAAAACGAAGTAGCTCATGTGAAACTGCTTCGCTCCGCACTCAGCACCTCAGGCATCGCCAAGCCGGCAATCAACCTGGGCGCTCTCGGGATTGGTTTCGCCAATGTGGCGCAATTCATCACCCTTGCCCGCGCCTTTGAAGACACTGGACTCTCCGCCTACAACGGCGCCGTGCCCTTGATCACCAGCAAAGCCTATTTGGCAACAGCGGCCCAGATCGCCCTTACCGAATCCAACCACTCCGGGCTCCTCCGCTATCTTTGCGCACTCACAGACGTTAAAGTTCCGGCGCTCGACTCTCTCGATGTTGTGCCGCCACCGGCCGGCTTCCGGTACTTCAACGTCAGCCTGCCGAACGCCCTCGCCACCACCCGCACGACTGATCAGGTCCTTGCAATTATCTACGGTAACAGCGCCAAGGGAACCAGCAAGGGAGCCTTCTTCCCAGACGGTTTGAACGGCGCCATCACCACCATCATGGGCTAA
- a CDS encoding GGDEF domain-containing protein, whose protein sequence is MRARFAIVEQGHMMAHEPIDIAMKVVDNVDVLLGYWDRDLRCQFANSAYLVWFGKSRQEMVGTSMEDLLGPVFESNLPHILAVLRGETQVFERTITLPDGSIRHSLACYYPDISDGEVIGFSVQVADVTRLKNLEFELEAAKNRAEQLATHDFLTGLPNRVLLLDRISTAMANVQRRGGLVGVVAIDVDDFKQINDSHGHETGDAVLKEIASRMKGVVRAEDTVTRLGGDEFIYLAREVKTLSGVQTAIERLREAVCRPVPLQKISLMPSISCGAALYPHHGASATDLLAVADSALYRAKWRGKGCTIFADLGDQAKSPAYPE, encoded by the coding sequence ATGCGGGCCCGGTTTGCGATCGTGGAACAAGGACACATGATGGCACATGAGCCGATCGATATTGCGATGAAGGTCGTAGATAACGTGGATGTACTGCTTGGTTATTGGGACCGGGACTTGCGCTGCCAATTTGCTAACTCTGCATATCTAGTCTGGTTTGGTAAGTCCCGGCAAGAGATGGTAGGTACTTCCATGGAGGACCTGCTGGGTCCTGTGTTTGAGAGTAACCTGCCGCATATCTTAGCTGTGCTTCGCGGCGAGACGCAGGTATTTGAAAGGACCATTACTCTTCCTGATGGCAGCATCCGCCATAGCCTCGCCTGCTACTATCCCGATATTTCGGACGGGGAAGTGATCGGCTTCAGCGTTCAGGTTGCCGATGTTACAAGATTGAAAAATCTTGAGTTTGAACTTGAGGCTGCCAAAAATCGAGCTGAACAGCTGGCGACCCACGATTTCCTGACGGGTCTGCCCAACCGCGTTCTTCTCTTAGACAGAATCTCGACAGCCATGGCGAACGTTCAACGTCGAGGCGGCCTAGTCGGCGTGGTGGCTATTGACGTTGATGACTTCAAGCAAATCAACGACAGCCACGGGCATGAAACCGGGGACGCAGTGCTCAAAGAGATCGCCAGCCGTATGAAGGGCGTCGTCCGGGCAGAAGACACGGTCACCCGGCTGGGCGGGGACGAGTTCATCTATTTAGCTCGAGAAGTAAAGACGCTATCGGGCGTCCAAACCGCAATCGAACGATTGCGGGAGGCTGTATGCCGACCGGTACCGCTACAGAAAATCTCGCTGATGCCGAGCATCAGCTGCGGCGCTGCCCTTTACCCTCACCACGGAGCCAGCGCCACCGATCTCCTCGCCGTCGCGGACAGTGCCCTCTATCGAGCGAAGTGGCGCGGCAAGGGCTGTACCATCTTCGCGGATTTGGGTGATCAAGCAAAAAGTCCCGCTTACCCAGAGTGA
- the ftsW gene encoding putative lipid II flippase FtsW, whose translation MAKRVGVDKVLFCTTLILVVLGLVMVFSASAITAKAAFGSPYNFLIRQSIWAVLGLAAMTVLMQVDYRKYNQPRIVFPLVAITAVLLLGVFAMRVSHGAHRWLTLGPLSLQPSEFAKPTLVLFLAWFLQNKLHMINDWRATLVPAALPSLLFIGLIMKEPDLGTALVCAGVTALMLYLAGMELKYLALAGAAAAPVLAYMLLFVKFRRDRLLAFLHPNADTLGTGYHMNQSLIAVGTGGVFGRGYMEGLQKLFYLPESHTDYIFANISEELGLAGALVVVSLFVVLGYRGLRAALLSQDTFARFLAFGITTTILIQAFFNISVVLALVPTKGITLPFVSYGGTSLFITLLSMGVLLNITREID comes from the coding sequence ATGGCAAAGCGCGTAGGAGTCGACAAAGTGCTCTTCTGCACCACGCTGATCCTTGTGGTGCTTGGACTTGTCATGGTCTTCAGCGCTTCGGCAATCACCGCCAAGGCGGCATTCGGGTCGCCCTACAACTTCCTGATCCGGCAATCGATCTGGGCGGTGCTCGGGCTGGCTGCGATGACCGTGTTGATGCAGGTCGATTATCGAAAATACAACCAGCCGCGGATCGTATTCCCTCTGGTTGCGATCACGGCGGTGTTGTTGCTGGGGGTTTTCGCGATGCGCGTCTCGCATGGAGCGCATCGCTGGCTCACTCTCGGCCCGCTGTCATTGCAGCCCTCTGAGTTTGCGAAGCCGACGTTGGTGCTATTCCTGGCCTGGTTCTTGCAGAACAAGCTGCACATGATCAACGACTGGCGCGCTACCCTCGTTCCAGCCGCATTGCCTAGTCTGCTGTTCATCGGGCTGATTATGAAAGAACCCGATCTGGGCACTGCCTTGGTCTGTGCTGGAGTCACCGCCCTGATGTTGTATCTCGCCGGCATGGAATTGAAGTACCTGGCGCTGGCGGGGGCCGCGGCCGCACCGGTGCTCGCCTACATGCTGCTCTTCGTCAAGTTCAGGCGCGACCGGCTCCTAGCTTTTCTTCATCCGAACGCAGACACGCTGGGCACGGGCTATCACATGAACCAATCGCTGATAGCTGTGGGTACGGGCGGCGTCTTCGGTCGTGGCTATATGGAGGGCCTCCAGAAACTTTTCTACCTGCCGGAGTCGCATACCGACTATATCTTCGCGAACATCTCAGAGGAGCTGGGGCTTGCGGGAGCGCTGGTTGTCGTCTCGCTGTTTGTGGTGCTCGGCTATCGAGGATTGCGAGCCGCCCTGCTTTCGCAGGACACTTTTGCGCGCTTCCTGGCGTTTGGCATCACAACGACAATCCTGATTCAGGCGTTTTTCAACATCAGCGTGGTGCTGGCGCTAGTGCCCACCAAGGGAATTACCCTCCCGTTTGTCTCGTATGGAGGAACGTCGCTGTTCATCACCCTGCTTTCGATGGGTGTGCTGCTGAATATCACGCGGGAGATTGACTGA
- a CDS encoding MBL fold metallo-hydrolase, producing MNLIKPSVRIGKRYQNPVPTTVGSWSTMLKVLPRYLTNKAERTPKRTLGPFRTDIRIFDKPSTNGLRVTWIGHSSMLIEIDGVRVLVDPVWEKYAAPVQWAGPKRFFEAPLQLEEIPHIDVVLFSHDHYDHLGAGTVRQLSGLPSAAEASWVAPLGVGKVLASLGVKPRSITELNWMEAKRVAEIEITALPARHFSGRSAFNRYQTLWASFCLAGPRKKIYYGGDSGDWTGFEQIGRQFGPFDLVMLEIGAFDAAWADIHMGPDGAARVFRALGGKGLLMPIHWGLFDLALHPWFEPIERISSIDDLKIWSPEPGLPTEVTPGVELRSEWWRRK from the coding sequence ATGAATTTGATCAAGCCGTCGGTACGCATCGGCAAGCGGTATCAGAACCCGGTGCCAACCACCGTCGGCAGTTGGTCGACGATGCTCAAGGTGTTACCGCGTTACCTGACCAATAAGGCGGAACGCACGCCAAAGCGCACCTTGGGGCCCTTCCGCACCGATATACGCATCTTCGATAAACCTTCGACAAATGGACTGCGTGTTACCTGGATCGGTCATTCCTCGATGCTGATCGAGATTGACGGCGTTCGCGTCCTGGTCGATCCGGTGTGGGAGAAATACGCTGCGCCGGTCCAATGGGCTGGCCCGAAGAGGTTCTTCGAGGCGCCTCTGCAATTGGAGGAGATTCCTCACATTGATGTAGTGTTATTCTCCCATGATCATTACGACCATCTCGGCGCGGGCACCGTCCGGCAACTCTCTGGGCTTCCGTCGGCAGCCGAGGCAAGTTGGGTGGCGCCGCTCGGGGTCGGTAAAGTGCTTGCAAGCCTCGGCGTGAAACCGCGATCCATTACCGAACTGAACTGGATGGAAGCCAAGCGGGTCGCAGAGATTGAAATCACTGCCCTGCCGGCGCGGCACTTTTCCGGTCGCAGCGCCTTCAATCGCTACCAGACACTCTGGGCTTCGTTTTGCCTTGCAGGACCGCGGAAAAAAATCTACTACGGCGGCGACTCTGGAGATTGGACTGGCTTCGAGCAGATTGGGCGGCAGTTCGGCCCTTTCGACCTGGTCATGCTCGAGATCGGGGCCTTCGATGCTGCCTGGGCGGACATCCACATGGGGCCCGATGGGGCAGCGCGGGTGTTCAGGGCCCTGGGTGGGAAGGGATTGTTAATGCCCATTCACTGGGGACTCTTTGATCTCGCCCTCCACCCATGGTTCGAACCTATCGAGCGAATATCTTCGATCGATGATCTAAAGATTTGGTCACCCGAGCCCGGCCTCCCCACGGAGGTGACGCCTGGCGTCGAGTTACGGTCGGAATGGTGGCGCAGAAAGTGA
- a CDS encoding lmo0937 family membrane protein encodes MYLIIGLVLVLLWLGGFFVFHTAGFLIHILLIFAVISIVFHFLRGGTRAV; translated from the coding sequence ATGTATTTAATTATCGGGCTGGTTCTGGTATTGCTCTGGCTGGGTGGATTTTTCGTGTTCCACACGGCAGGATTCTTGATCCATATCTTGTTGATCTTCGCGGTCATTTCGATCGTCTTCCACTTTTTGCGAGGCGGGACGCGAGCCGTTTAA
- the murG gene encoding undecaprenyldiphospho-muramoylpentapeptide beta-N-acetylglucosaminyltransferase produces MSAPRVLIVGGGTGGHVIPALAIADELRQSYGAHVRFLGTERGFETRLVPAAGYRLELIQVGQLKGVSLKTRLRTLLDLPLGIQRCLSILKTFRPDVVVGVGGYASGPGMAGALLKGIPTLAFEPNAAPGLANRIVGRLVSSAAVSFAPACAYFRNARVTGIPVRKEFFTIKPRIGPPEETLPDSQATSTSDSVHLSKQNLLVFGGSQGAQIFNQLMPRIAPQLLRLVPDLFILHQSGAKQEETTRAAYVASGAEPNRWEVRAFLDNMPERFAWADLILARSGASTVAELCAAGRPALLVPFPLAADDHQRKNAEVMVSAHAAEMRLQTEVGTGELLLDALSRLLLAPAKLIEMGNRARTLARPNAAADIAAMVAALVRSPSHL; encoded by the coding sequence ATGAGCGCCCCTCGAGTGCTGATCGTTGGCGGCGGAACCGGCGGGCACGTGATCCCTGCTCTCGCCATCGCCGACGAGCTTCGCCAGAGTTATGGCGCCCATGTTCGATTTCTCGGGACCGAGCGGGGCTTCGAGACGCGGCTGGTTCCGGCGGCTGGATACCGGCTAGAGCTCATTCAGGTTGGGCAATTGAAGGGCGTTAGCCTGAAGACCCGGCTGCGAACCCTGCTCGACCTTCCACTAGGCATTCAGCGTTGTCTCTCCATCCTCAAAACATTTCGACCCGATGTGGTGGTTGGAGTGGGCGGCTATGCTTCAGGCCCCGGAATGGCCGGCGCTCTGTTGAAGGGAATTCCAACTCTCGCCTTTGAACCGAATGCGGCTCCAGGATTGGCGAACAGGATCGTCGGCCGACTGGTGAGTTCGGCTGCCGTCAGTTTTGCTCCGGCTTGCGCCTACTTCCGGAATGCCAGGGTTACAGGTATTCCAGTCCGCAAGGAGTTCTTTACCATCAAGCCTCGCATAGGCCCACCGGAAGAAACTCTGCCAGATTCCCAAGCCACTTCAACATCCGATTCCGTCCACTTATCCAAGCAAAATCTGTTGGTCTTCGGGGGCAGTCAAGGTGCGCAAATCTTCAATCAACTGATGCCTCGGATTGCTCCACAGCTCTTAAGGTTGGTTCCTGATTTGTTCATTCTTCATCAGTCGGGAGCCAAGCAGGAGGAGACGACCAGGGCTGCCTATGTGGCATCGGGCGCCGAACCTAACCGCTGGGAGGTCCGCGCCTTTCTGGACAATATGCCAGAGCGGTTCGCCTGGGCTGACCTGATTCTCGCTCGCAGCGGCGCAAGCACCGTTGCTGAGTTGTGTGCAGCTGGCAGGCCAGCTTTGCTGGTGCCATTTCCCCTGGCAGCCGACGATCACCAGAGGAAAAATGCCGAAGTGATGGTCTCGGCACATGCCGCCGAGATGCGCTTGCAGACAGAGGTTGGAACGGGGGAGCTTCTCCTTGATGCCTTGTCGCGACTGCTTCTGGCGCCGGCGAAGCTGATCGAGATGGGTAATCGTGCAAGGACGCTGGCGCGGCCCAATGCGGCCGCAGATATCGCGGCGATGGTGGCGGCATTGGTTCGGTCGCCGTCACACCTTTAA
- a CDS encoding TraR/DksA family transcriptional regulator: MTHSPETVRQFEDKLLRQQADLQRAMLSAVEQGRETSTDDTQDVADQAVASYQKELLFSQGTNGHVQLTLVRAALDRLSDGTFGECLQCGETIGIKRLEALPWTPYCINCQEKIENGELEDPVRAA, from the coding sequence GTGACCCATTCGCCAGAAACCGTCCGCCAGTTTGAAGACAAACTGTTGCGCCAACAGGCGGACCTCCAGCGCGCCATGCTCTCCGCCGTCGAGCAGGGCCGTGAAACCAGCACCGATGACACCCAGGATGTCGCCGATCAGGCGGTCGCCTCCTATCAGAAGGAATTGCTGTTTAGCCAAGGAACGAACGGGCACGTGCAACTGACGCTGGTGCGGGCAGCGCTGGATCGCCTTTCCGATGGGACTTTCGGTGAGTGTCTGCAATGTGGCGAGACCATCGGTATCAAGCGCCTTGAAGCCCTGCCATGGACTCCTTATTGCATAAATTGTCAGGAAAAGATCGAAAACGGCGAACTGGAAGATCCTGTCCGCGCGGCCTAG